The genomic DNA TTCGCTCAATGCCGAACTGTTCGGACACCCGATCATAATGCGCTTCGGCCCGTGCCACATCCGTCGGATGCCCTTCGAACCCCGTCAGGCGACCCTGATCGAGGTGGGCGAGAACCGGGTGAGTGAATTCGATAGTGTAGTCATCATAATATTTCGAGCCCGTCCCCGTTAGAAACGTCAGCGCAACACGGCCTGAAAAGCTGTGCGCCGGTACCGGTGTGAAAACTGACATAGGGAAGCGCAGGACTGAAGTATCGCCCGACGGGTCGAGGTTCATTTCAGGTTTTCCACGCACATCGGTGCCCAGAGGACAGGTGAACCGTACGTCCTGCGCGGTGTTCAAGACTTCATTGATCCCGGCCTTGAGCTCCATGAAGGCGTCATGATGGCCATTTGAAAAACCGGATCCGAATTGTTCCCGGCTTAGGGCAAAACTGACAATGATCTTTTTGCCTTTTGGCATCTGCGAAAAGCGCAACTGATCCCCAAGACGCGCCAAAAACAGGATGATGTCAGCAGTCTCGAACCGGGTCAGCAGCTCTGGGGGCAAATGCGGTTTTTCAGGGTTGAAGCCCACATCAACCGTTTCCACCAACAAGCCCATGGACTGGGCCACCCCGGAAACAATTTTCACGCTATCCGCGTCGAAATACCCAAATTCTGGCGGCTCGTACGCGATCAGCAGCCGGTCACCTGCGGTTGCGTGCGCACAGTTTGTCAAAAGGTTTCGCGCTCCGCGCTCGGGCGTAATGTCCGACATTCGCGTCTCCTGAGGGTTTGGGTTTGTAGAGATTACCAACCGGCGACGTCACCTATCTATTTGAAAGTGATTATGAGTGACATTAGAGTTACTAATATGATCTTGAACTTACCCTATTCCGCACTAAGAGCGTTCGAGGCCGTTGTCCGCCACTCGGGGTTTTCGCCTGCGGCGACGGAATTGGGCGTCAGCCAAAGTGCAGTCAGCCAGCATGTGCGCAGCCTTGAGGAATGGTTGGGGCGCGAGTTGCTGGTTCGGGGTGCACGCCAGTCACGCCCGACCCGCGAAGGCGAGCTACTCGCACTTGCGATCTCAGAAGGGTTAGGTCGCATTTCAGATGTGTGCGCGCAACTCAGGGACAAAACCCGTTCGGACAGGACAATTGTGATTTCTTGCCTGCCAGGTTTTGCCTTCAACTGGTTGTTTCCACGCCTTTTACGCTTTGATATGGCACATCCGGACCTGTCGATTTCTATTGCGACTGACACAGGGCAATTTCCATTTTCTGGTGCGGATGCCGATATCGGAATTCGGTACGGGTTGGGCGATTACCCTGGCTATCAGGTCGATTTGCTTATGAATGAGCAATTGTTCCCGGTCTGCGCGCCGTCGCTGTTGCCCGATCTGCGAAACGTTGAAGACCTCGCCAGACACACGATGCTGGTGGATGAGAACCTGCATCACGGGGCCGCCAGCCCCACATGGGAATTCTGGGCGCGGCGCTGTGGTCTGACTCTGCCAAACGCGCTTCGAACACGCCGATTGGGACAGTCCAATATGGTTGTGCAGGCGGCAATCGAAGGTTTAGGCGTGGCATTAGGGCGGGAACCGTTGGTCATTGATATGATGAGCGACGACCGCTTGGTCCGACCCTTCAAAGAAATGACCCAATCCCCGCTGTCTTATTGGCTGGTGCGACCGCATGAAACCAAAGACAGCGCCAAAGTGTCCGAGTTTCTGACATGGATTCACTCCGAAGTTGCCACGCAACCCGAAATCCCGCAGTCTGCATCTTTTTGAAATTAGCCAAGCTTATATAAGCCATTAAAACTCTGGCATGGTATATGAGCGTTCAGCCACTCACACTGGCAAAAGGCACCTTGAACATTGGAGAGCTGAATGTTTTTGAGAAACTGTTGGTATGTCGCCGCCTGGAGCAAGGACGTCGGGCGCGAGCTGAAGGCCGAGACGTTTCTGGGTGAAAACATCGTGCTCTATCGACAACTGGACGGTACCCCGGTCGCGCTAGAAGATGCTTGTCCCCACCGTAAACTACCCCTTTCAAAGGGCAACCTGATCGGCGATGTTGTCGAATGCGGTTATCACGGCTTAAAATTCGATTGCTCAGGCAAATGTACTGATAGCCCAACCCAGCGCGGAATGACCCCGCGCCGGGCGGTCGTAAAATCCTATCCGGTGGTGGATCGGTACAGGTATCTTTGGATTTGGATGGGTGATCCTGCCCTTGCGGATCCGGACAAGATTTTTCCGATTGAGAACTTTGATGACCCCAGCTGGGGTAAAACCGATGGTGGTGTGATGGATATCGACTGCCATTACCTGTGGGTCTGCGACAACCTACTGGACCCCAGCCATGTGGCCTGGGTCCATGTCACGTCTTTTGCGGGCGCGGGCACGGATGAAGAACCGCTGGATGTTGAGAAAACCGATCGCGGTGTGATCGTGTCACGCTGGATCGAAAACAAACCGCCTTCACCGTACTACGCAAATCTGGTCGCGTTCGAGGGCGACTGTGATCGGCTGCAGCACTACGAGATGTGCCTGCCTGCCATCGCGCTGAACAAGTCCGTTTACACGCCCGTTGGCACCGGCGGCTATGGCAAACCCCCGGTCGACAAGACCTATGTCAATATCTCGTACAATTTCATGACGCCGATTGACGAAGACCGCACCCGCTATTTCTGGTTCCAGCATCGCAATACAGATCCAGACAATGCTGAAGTGTCAAAGTTCATGAATGACGGCGCGCGTATGGCCTTTCTTGAGGACAAAGAGGTGTTGGAGGAGGTGCATCTTGGCATGAAGCACGCCAAGACACCTCATATCGATCTTGGCTTGGACAAGGGGGCCAAACTGTTCCGCAAGGCGCTGGACACTGCCATTGAAGCTGAGACGGCATCCGCCGATATTGCAGTTCAGGCCTGAGCTCTGGTCCAACGAACCACTTCAAATGATAGGAAACGTGGCCGGAAATAGGGCAGATCGGCAGGATCTTGGTGCAATGTATTAGCCAGCTGAAACTGGTGTCTTGCAGGTCAAAATCCAGCCGAAACAAGCTTTCCATTTCTCAGCTCAAGCGTGTCCGGCGCCAATGCCTGGCGGAAGGATGGGGCATGGCTGACCAGCAAAATGGCCTGTGGCAGATCCTTTAGGATCTCCAGCAGACGGGCCTCGTTCTTGGTGTCGAGCGCATTGGTCGGTTCGTCCAATAACAGCGCTTGCGGCTCCATTGCCAGCACGGCGGCAAGGGTTACAAGCCGTTTTTCGCCCCCGGACAATTTATGCGTGATGCGGTCCCGCAGGTGCATCAAGCCCAGATCGGACAGAACCTTGTCAACGATGGCAAGCGCTTCGGCCTTGCTGCGGCCCAGATTGAGCGGTCCGAACGCGATGTCTTCTGCGACGGTGGGGCAAAACAGTTGGTCGTCGGGGTCTTGAAACACCAGCCCGATCTCTCGGCGTACCTCGTGGAAATCTGCTTCGGCCCGTCGGTCCTTGCCAAGGGCAATCACGCGTCCTGCAGTTGGTTTCTGCAACCCAAGGGCAATGCGAAACAGCGTAGATTTTCCCGCGCCATTGGGCCCTGCTATTGACAGGCGTTGCCCCGGATCAAGTGAAAGCGATGCACCGTCCAGCACGTATGCCTGCCCGGGATAGGCGAAATGGATATCTTCGAGTTTAAGGATCGTCATAGGAAATCCAGACAAAGAAGACCGAGGCAGATCGAACCCAGGGTCACAGCGAACAAGCAGTCGCGCAGGGTCAGATGAAAATCCTGCAGCAAAAGTAGCCGCCCAGAAAACCCGCGGCATTTCATGGCGCTAAGTATGCGTTCTGACCGTTCGATGGCACGCACCAGCATCATGCCAACCAGATAGCCAAAGCTGCGATAAGTGTGCCAGTTGGTGCCGGGGCGGAAACCACGAACTTTCATGGCCCCGCGAAGGCGCAGATATTCTTCGCGCAAGACTTCGATATATCTGATGGTGAACATCAGCAAATGCACAAGAGCATCTGGGCAGCGCAGTTTGTGCAAAGCATGACCCAGAGTGACGGGTTCCAACGTACCGACCAGAACCATCAGGGTCAGGACCACGGCGTTGGCTGTCAGAGCAATCTCAATGGCTTTCCACAGTCCCTGCCAACTGGCCGGATACCCAAACAGGGTGAACATCGCGTCACCGGGCATGGAAAAGGGCAAAAGTATCAACATGAAGATGATAAAGCTGTCCATCATGGCCATGCGTTTAAGTGTGCGGCGCACGGGTAGGCGAGACATCAAAAGCAGGCCGATAGAGATTGCCAGAGCCACAATCAACGCGGGGATGCTGGATAGCGAAACCGTTACAACAGCGAAAAAGCACGCCATCACGATCCGCATCCGAGGGTCCAACTCTCCGATCACCCCGAAGGGTGCGCTGGCATCAGCCTCGGCCAGCGTCTTTGCCTGGGGTTCCAGAGCGTGAGCCATCAGGCGGCCATTTTCCGGCGTGCAGCGACATAAAAGCCGATGCCGAACAGACCGATAATGTAGCCGATCCCACCCAGAACGGTCTGCAAGTCGTTGTGTTCGCGATAGGCTGCAATCTCACGGCGCAGAGGGCGGGTTTCGTCTCGTACCGCTTGGGCAATGGCCGCGCGCTCCTCGTCGGTTAATGACGCAACAGTCGTCGCGGCATCGTTTGCGTTTTCAACCTGCGTAGCAGGTTTTACAAGCTCGGCATCCACGCCCAAAATCTCAGCCACTTCCTCGGCGGGCATGGTGACCTCGGCTAGATGACCAGCGCCCAGATCTGCTTTGAACGTGTGCGCGACAGGTTCGGTGGGGGTGTAGAGGAAGAATCCATCGGTATTTGTGACTGTTCGCCCCAGTTCAGCGCCATCGGGGCCGTAAACAACAACTTCCTGGTTTTCAGCCATGTCGCCGTTGGAAAAGCCCAATTCCCCTTCAATCGCGTCGCCTGCGGGAAAGACCCCTGTGATAACTTTATGGGCCAGCGCAGGAAGTGGGGTAAGCCATACCGCAACTGCAAAAATCAGATGTCTCATTCGGGGGCGCCTATAAGAAAGAGTTCAGGCTTGACCTTGCGGGCCAATAGAATAGCAAAACCGGTAAGTACCGCTTCGATTGCCATAACGGGAATATGTGCAAAAAAGACCAGTTTCGCGGCTGGTAGGAATTCGTCACCAGACAGAGCCAGAGAGACAGCGACAAGGGCCGTAGTGGCTGCAATCGAAAATGCTCCGCTGATGCCGCCCCAAACAGCGCCCTGCAGCGGAGAGCCGCGTGCGATCAGACGGCCAAAGATCATCCATGTCAGCACCGCCGGAAGTGCGATGTTGACCGTGTTAATCCCAAGCACAGTCAAACCGCCAAAACCAAAAAACACGGCTTGAAGCAGCAAGCCAACAAACAGCGCAGGAAAAGCGGCCCAGCCAAGCAAAAGCCCAGCTAGACCGTTCAGTATCAAATGCACAGAGGACGGGCCGATCGGCACATGGATCAGCGAGGCTACAAAAAAGCTGGCCGACAGCACGCCCGCCGTGGGAATGCGGTCCAGGTCCAGCGATTTCAGCCCTATGGCAATGCCGCCAGCCGCTGCGATTGCGCCGCCGATCACAACTGGGTTCGAAAGGGCTCCGTCCACGATGTGCATAGGGGTTACTCCAGATCCCAGGCGCGGATCCAGATCACAGCATCCTGGCTCAGTTCTTTGCCTTCATGTTCGGTTTTTGGGCCCGCACCCAAAGCGGCAAAACCCCAGTAACCCGCTTTCGGTACGCCAAAGGTGAAATAGCCGTTCTCATCTGAAATCGCGACCAATGCGCCGCCCGGTAGTGGGGATGCCGTGGCATCTTTCGCACCGTTTCCCGCCAGATCGGGCTCAGCTGCCATGTATTCGATTTCGATTTCAGCACCGGCAACCGGCTCGCCTTCGCTCAGTACACGGCCGGTGAAGGTGGAACCTGCAATGACGTTATAGGGCTTGTTCAACGGCAGAATTTCGGTCGCCAGCCCTTGCGGTTGATTCCAGTCGGTGGGCAGTTCATTGCGGTTCAGGTAAGCCTTAGTGATCTGCTGGATATAGATATCCTCGGATTCTTCGTAGTAAGGCGCAGGTACCGTCACCAGCACATAGTCGCCGGACCGCTTAACCGGGACCGAACCAAGAAATGCCTTGGCGCTGTTTTCGGGGCCTTCGAATGTGGTTTCTTCCAATGTACCCAGCAGATCGGTCTTTTCACCATTGTGGATCACATAGAATTCTTCTGGCTTTTCCAGGGTCATCACGTGCCCGGCTTCAAACGGATGCCAGAAGACCAACTTGACAGGAACGTCGCCCGGACGCTCGATCATGGTATCCTCGGTGTATTCCAGCAAGAAATGAGCCTGAGCCAGCGCGGGCAGCGCCGCAGTAGCGGCCGCGGCCAACAAAAAGTGTTTCACAAATACGTCCTTCTCACGTCGCGCCTTCCCCGGCACGCATTGGTTTTTGACATGGGTGAATGCGAAACTATTTGCCCCATCGGGCAAACAGATCCGGCGCACACCCCGTCGCCGATGATGAGCACCCTTTCCGAGGGCGCATGTTCGGCAGGTCTCCTGACTTGCGGGTCTAAACGCTTAACTGGCCTTCCCGGGTGTGACCCAGTGGCGTAATCAGTCTCGCTCGCCGCTTACAGTTGCGGGGGCAGTTGCAGAATTGGCCAAGAATGTGCCGCACTGCATTCCCTATTGCCTCCGGGTGACTCCCCGGAACCGAACATGGCGCGTTGATGACAGAAAAACTTGAGCACGGTCAACTCCCGATTGCGGCATTGGAAGGGTCATCTGCGAATTCCGGAGGTGTTCCGCTTTAAACTCATCGGCTGCGGTGATGTCTAAGTGTTGGTGTTGTGACCTGTTCGTTGATTGCGGGGATTGTCCGTAGCGGGTTGCTGGAATTAATTTTTTGATTGCCGAAACCGGTTTCGGAACAGTTAAATGAAAGAATGATGGCGAATCCCGAATTGCAACAGCGACAAATCCGGTCCCAGCGCGCCGCGTCCGGTGGGCGGGTGAAGCTTGACGAATTGGCACATCACCTTGGCCTTTCGAAAAGCACCGTGTCGCGTGCATTGAACGGGTATTCCGACATCTCAGAATCAACGCGAAAGCGTGTTGAGGTGACGGCGCGCAAGATGGGGTATCGCCCGCTCAGCCATGCTCAGGCTATTCGAACGGGGCGCGTGCGTGCCATTGCCATGGTCATCAACAGTGAAGAACCGGACCGGCACAATCCGTTTTTTCAGGACTTTCTGGCAGGGGCTTGTGAAGCTGCAAGTGCGTCTGACTGGACGATGACAATCTCGACCGCGAAGTCGAAGCAGGACATGTTAAATGTTTTGGGCCGTTTGGTCGAAGAACGAAAGGCCGATGGATTTATCCTGCCGCGTACCGAAGTAGATGACGCGCGAGTTGGGTACCTCAGCGACCTGCAGGTGCCTTTCATCCTTTATGGTCGGACAGGATATGGCCGAACCGGCTATCAGGACGATACGTCGTGGTTTGATATTTCCGGCGAAATAGCCATGAGCGACGCGGTCGAACGTCTGGTCCGTTTTGGTCACAGCCGTATCGGGTTTGTCGGCAGTGATCCCAAGTTCAACTACAGCCACCTGCGTCGGGATGGCTATGTCGACGGGCTTAGGGCTGCAGGATTGCCAGTCGATCCCGAATTGATCCGAGAAGGCGCGCGCACCCGCGAGGAAGGGGCCGCTGAAGCGCGCGCTTTATTGCGTCTTCCTGTCCCGCCGACCGCGATTGTATTTGCGACGGATCAGGCTGCACTGGGAAGCTACTCTGTCTGCGCAGAATTTGGCCTTGAGATCGGGCGCGATGTCTCGGTTCTTGGATATGACGGGGTCCCGGAATGCCAATACGCCAGCCCCGGGCTGACGACGTTCAGCGTCGACTCCAAACGGGCAGGCGAACGCCTTGCAACGATGCTTATACGTCAGACCCGAGGGGAAGAGCCCGCAACTTTGCGCGAGCTCAGCCAGGCGGTGCTGATTGAACGCGACTCTGACGGGCCGCCACTGCTGACCTCGAACGAGTTGGCGAAAAAAATCAAACGATCCATGGAAGACAATCGGGGAGGAAACCGACCATGAAACTTACACCAAAAGCAGCCAGGCTGATGCTCGGCTCTTCGTTGGCACTGGCGCTGACGGCCATGTCGGTACAGGCGGACACGATCCGTTTCTGGACGACCGAAGAGCAGCCCGAGCGTCTGGCGAAACAGCAGGAAATGGCTGACCAGTTTAAGGCTGAGACCGGAACAACCGTCGAGGTGATACCTGTCACAGAAACAGATTTGGGCACCCGCGCAACCGCAGCCTTTGCCGCAGGTGACTTGCCAGATGTTGTCTACCACCCGTTGCAGTACGCCCTGCCGTGGGCCGAAGCTGGCATTCTGGACACCGAAGCTGCGACCGAAGTGATCGAAGAACTGGGCGCTGATACTTTCGCTCCGGGTGCCTTGGGCATGGCGGCGTTCAATGGTGAGACCGCCTCGGTTCCGGTGGATGGCTGGACGCAAATGGTTGTCTATCGCAAGGACCTGTTCGAAGAGGCCGGCTTGGAGGCGCCTGACAGTTTTGCTGATATTCAGGCCGCACTTGAGGCGCTGCATAACCCGCCAGAAATGTATGGTTTTGTTTCGGCCACCAAAGTTGACGAGAACTTCATGAGCCAGGTGCTGGAGCATGTTTTCCTGGCAAACGGTGTCAGCCCTGTTGGCCCCGATGGGTTCCAGCCGCTTGATGAGGCCAAGACCACCGAAGTTCTGGATTTCTACAAGGCTATTTCCAAAGCTTCGCCTCCCGGTGAGCTGTTCTGGAAGCAATCGCGCGAGCTGTATTTTGATGGTAAAGCCGCCATGATCATATGGTCGCCATTTATTCTGGACGAATTGGCTGGTCTGCGCGACAGTGCCCCGCCGACCATCAACGACGACCCGACCTCGCGCGATCTGGCCAGCAAGACTGGTATCGTTACCAAACTGTCCGGCCCGTCGAACCCCGATGGCGCGGCCTGGGGTGATGTGCGGTATTTCGGTATCACCAACGATGCAGACACCGACGCGGCGATGGAATTCGTAAAGTTTGCCATGGATGACGGTTATACCCAGACGCTGGCTATTGCGCCTGAGGGTAAGTTCCCCGTGCGCCGTGGTAATGCAGACAATCCGACCGCGTTCTCTGAAGCCTGGGCGGAACTGCCCGTCGGTGTCGATCGCAAGGCCCCTCTGGGCGAGCTGTATGAACAGGCCATGATCGACGAGATTGTTGGTGGTCTGGACGTGGCGCAGCGCTGGGGCGTAGCCGAAGGTCAATTGGCGCTGGCGTCGAAAATGATCAACTCTCAGGCCATCAATCGTGTTGTACGCCAGTACATTGATGACGAGATCGACGCAGCCGCAGCGGTTGCAGCCATGAACGAAGAGCTGGCGAAGGTTCAGTAATCTAGTGGCAACTGCAGCGGCGTGCGCGCCGCTGCACCCAACCCTTCGAGGTACCCCATGACTTCGGCCACCCCACCGACCGGAACCGGGGCGTTAGCCAAACGCGAGGCGCGTCTGGCCTGGACGCTGCTGGCTCCGACCGTGATCAGTGTATCGCTTGTGGTGATCTTGCCTTTGCTGGCAATCTTCTGGATCAGCTTCAAGCCGTTTACCCTGTCCGATCTGCGCCCACCCGCACCGGTTGTGCGTGAAAGCCTGCGCGGATCGGGCGACGATCTGCGGATTGAATACCGTCTGCGCAACTCCAGTCAGGAGATCGCAATCGACGGCGTCACCCTTAGCGACGTTCTGCCCGACGGTGTCGTTGCGGGGGACGTTGCCGCCCCCTGCGTTTTGGACGGGCAGGACCTGTTTTGTGACTTCGGCACTCTTGAAGGGGGCCAGCGTGAGCGTATCCGCATTCCCGTTGACGTGGACGGCGACCCCGATGCCTTTGAAGACGTGGTCGAAGCGTCAGAACCGCGTGTGACCGGAAGCGGGCCGAACGTTCTGACCAACTTTGAATTCAGCCTCGACAACTATGCTCGCGTCTTTGACGGAGCTGAGTTCTGGGGCGTGCTTTGGGTCACGCTGTTTTACACGGTGTTCGGAACCATTGGCGCCTTGGTCATGGGCCTGTTTGCAGCGCTTTTGCTGAATAAAAGCTTCAAAGGGCAGGGGTTCATCCGGGGCCTTTACCTGTTTCCCTATGTCGCTCCTGTCATTGCGGTGGCCTTTACCTGGGTCACGCTGTTTGATCCGTTTTCGGGTTCTGCCAATGCGCTTTTGATCCAGATGGGTCTGACCAGTGCACCGATCAATTTCTTCGGCGAACGCCCTTTGGCGCTGATCATGGTCACGGTGTTCGAAATCTGGCGCTATTTCCCGCTGTCCTTCCTGTTCATCCTGGCGCGGATGCAATCCATTGATAGCAGCATGTATGAAGCTGCTGATATGGATGGAGCGTCGCCCTTCCAGAAGTTCTGGTTGCTGAGCATCCCGCAATTGTTGGGCATCCTGTCGGTACTGTTCCTTCTGCGCTTTATCTGGACGTTCAACAAGTTCGACGACATTTTCCTGCTGACCGGTGGTAATGCGGGTACCCGCACACTGACTGTGAATGTCTATGAGCAGGCGTTTGCGATCTCAAACATCGGGGCAGGAGCGGCGGTGGCCGTGGTTATCCTGCTGTGCCTGATCGCCTTCAGCTTTGTCTTCTTCCGCTTCATCAGCCGTGAGGAGGGTCTGTGATGCGCAAAGGTTTCATCACTAGCCCGGTTCTGGGCGCACTCTGGTTGGTCATCATTGCCAGCACCGTCGCCGTCACCATGTCCTTCGCCACGGGCGCAGCGTTTCGCCCGCAGGTGGGGTTGAGCCTGATCTGGGGCGCGGTGGCAGGTCTTACTTATGTTGCGTTTCCGGCGCGCCATGCTCCGGCGCGTTTGGCGATCTCTGTGCTATTGGGTTTGTCTTGTCTAAGCGGTTTGGGCCCCGTCCTGATTGGTCTGGATACGACGCTGCAGGCAAGCCTAATCACTGTCATCGCGGTTGCGGTTGTGATGCACCTGTCATTGGCCGAGATCCTTAAGGAACTGCCCTTCACCGAACTGACACGCCATGAATTCGAAGAGGCGGTGATCCGCTTTTGCACCGGATTCGGGTATATCTTTTTCACGGCCATTGTCGTCATCCCATTCTATGTGATGGTGATGACCAGCCTGAAATCTCAGCAGGCTCTATTGCAGAACCCGTTGGATTTCTCAGTAGACCTGAGCCAGGGCACTGCATTGTTACGCAGCTATACCGAGCTGTTCCGCGACTTCAATTTCGGCACTTATCTCTGGACGTCCTTCTATGTCTCGGTCCTGACTGTGTTCATCACGTTGCTGTTCAGTGTCCCCGGTGCCTATGCGGTGGCGCGGTTCCGGTTCAAAGGGCAAAAGGCGTTTTCGCGGTCGATCCTGCTGATCTACATGGTTCCGATGATCGTTCTGGCGCTGCCGATTTATATCGCGTTTTCGCTGACTGGTCTGCGGAACTCGATCCTTGGCATTGTCATGATCTACCCGGTCACGACGATCCCCGTCGCGCTTTACATGCTGCAGGGTTACTTTCGAGGTCTTCCGACTGAAGTTGAAGAGGCTGGTCTGATGGATGGTCTGTCGCGTTTGGCTGTGATTTGGAAGATCACCCTGCCGCTCAGCCTGCCTGCGCTGGCCTCGGTATCGCTCTATGTTTTCATGATTGCGTGGAACGAGTTCCTGCTTGCTTTCATGCTGCTGGACGATCCGTCGAAATTCACACTGACCCGAGGCGTTACAATGCTGAATTCCTCGGAAATTCCCCGACAACATCTGATGGCTGGTGCGGTGATCGCCACCTTACCGATCATGGCGTTGTTTCTGGGACTTGAACGTTTCATGACCAAGGGCCTGACTGCGGGGTCCGTCAAAGGATGACTGAGATGAACCAACATACAAACCCGGACCGCGAAGCGCGCAATATTCTGATTGCCAATGATCGCGGTGGTTACACGATCCCGACCGAGGGGCTGTACCCTTATCAATGGAACTGGGACAGCGCGATTGCTGCCCTGGGATTTGCGGAATTCGACATTGACCGCGCCTGGACCGAGGTCGAAACGCTGTTCTCAGGCCAATGGACGGACGGCATGGTGCCGCACATCCTGTTCCACCAGCAGGATGAC from Ruegeria sp. HKCCD4315 includes the following:
- a CDS encoding carbohydrate ABC transporter permease is translated as MRKGFITSPVLGALWLVIIASTVAVTMSFATGAAFRPQVGLSLIWGAVAGLTYVAFPARHAPARLAISVLLGLSCLSGLGPVLIGLDTTLQASLITVIAVAVVMHLSLAEILKELPFTELTRHEFEEAVIRFCTGFGYIFFTAIVVIPFYVMVMTSLKSQQALLQNPLDFSVDLSQGTALLRSYTELFRDFNFGTYLWTSFYVSVLTVFITLLFSVPGAYAVARFRFKGQKAFSRSILLIYMVPMIVLALPIYIAFSLTGLRNSILGIVMIYPVTTIPVALYMLQGYFRGLPTEVEEAGLMDGLSRLAVIWKITLPLSLPALASVSLYVFMIAWNEFLLAFMLLDDPSKFTLTRGVTMLNSSEIPRQHLMAGAVIATLPIMALFLGLERFMTKGLTAGSVKG